In one window of Reinekea forsetii DNA:
- the argC gene encoding N-acetyl-gamma-glutamyl-phosphate reductase, which translates to MKIKAFIDGQFGTTGLELKERLIRHPSVELIEIDSAQRKHTPVRKAAMQDADVVFLCLPDAGSRVASQWIDPDTTVVIDASSEFRTHKDWVYGIPELVGAREALRVAPRIANPGCYPTGFALLIQPLVRAGIVPKNYPLSVQAITGFSGGGRAMIDEYEAMPDDQRVHAVAAYKSLGLDHKHLPEMQHVNGLDMAPLFVPTVGAFKRGMLVSVPLQQSWLNGDAQTIQEIYQLFYQHEAFVRLHRLNDYDALHNGYLQATASNGTNDVELFVYAKRGQIFLSARLDNLGKGASGAAVQNMNCRFGFDEGLGLKA; encoded by the coding sequence TTGAAGATAAAAGCCTTTATAGATGGTCAATTTGGAACGACAGGTCTGGAACTCAAGGAAAGGTTGATCCGTCATCCCAGCGTTGAACTGATCGAAATTGACTCAGCACAGCGCAAGCACACGCCTGTACGCAAGGCGGCGATGCAGGATGCGGATGTGGTGTTTTTGTGTCTGCCTGATGCCGGCAGTCGCGTAGCGAGTCAATGGATAGACCCCGACACAACGGTCGTTATCGATGCGTCCAGCGAGTTTCGGACCCATAAGGACTGGGTCTATGGTATTCCGGAATTGGTTGGAGCTCGCGAGGCCTTAAGAGTTGCACCACGCATTGCTAACCCTGGTTGTTACCCCACCGGCTTTGCATTGCTGATTCAGCCTCTCGTTCGGGCGGGCATTGTGCCTAAAAATTACCCATTGAGCGTGCAGGCGATTACCGGCTTCAGCGGGGGCGGGCGGGCGATGATTGACGAGTATGAGGCGATGCCAGATGACCAGAGGGTTCATGCAGTTGCGGCCTATAAAAGTTTAGGTCTAGACCACAAGCATTTGCCCGAAATGCAGCACGTCAATGGCCTAGATATGGCACCACTCTTTGTTCCGACCGTGGGTGCTTTTAAGCGCGGCATGTTGGTGAGTGTGCCACTGCAGCAAAGCTGGTTAAACGGCGATGCCCAGACCATTCAGGAAATTTATCAACTATTTTACCAACACGAAGCCTTCGTTAGATTACATCGGCTTAATGATTATGACGCACTGCACAACGGTTATCTGCAGGCCACGGCCTCTAACGGCACCAATGATGTCGAGTTGTTTGTCTATGCCAAGCGCGGGCAGATATTTTTGAGTGCCCGATTGGACAACCTGGGCAAGGGCGCCTCCGGTGCTGCGGTGCAAAATATGAATTGCCGTTTCGGTTTCGATGAAGGCCTAGGGCTCAAAGCTTGA
- a CDS encoding pyridoxamine 5'-phosphate oxidase family protein gives MDKPLNSENFSTGQVAAQARYQTTQMAKSLIDYPNNPNDTTRLWPGFKEFIEACPYFFISTSNAAGQCNCNFRGGGRGIVTVIDDKTLAFPDYAGNGLLHSTGDMIENSHIGILFINFRHQQRIKVNGTLEIIDSQEQMALLIDPQHARHAQRIIKVTIEYAVLNCARFLNAMEEEL, from the coding sequence ATGGACAAGCCACTTAATTCGGAAAACTTCTCCACCGGCCAAGTCGCCGCTCAGGCTAGATACCAAACAACTCAGATGGCCAAGTCGTTGATTGATTATCCAAACAATCCAAACGATACCACTCGGCTCTGGCCCGGCTTTAAGGAGTTTATTGAGGCATGCCCCTACTTCTTTATTTCCACATCCAATGCTGCTGGCCAGTGTAATTGTAATTTTCGCGGCGGTGGCCGAGGCATTGTTACCGTGATCGACGATAAGACACTAGCGTTTCCGGACTATGCCGGCAACGGTTTGCTGCACAGCACCGGCGATATGATCGAAAACAGCCATATCGGCATTTTGTTTATAAACTTTCGCCATCAACAGCGCATTAAGGTAAACGGCACATTGGAAATAATCGACTCGCAAGAGCAGATGGCGTTGTTGATCGATCCTCAACATGCGCGGCATGCACAACGAATTATAAAGGTAACGATCGAGTACGCAGTACTAAACTGCGCTCGTTTTTTGAACGCCATGGAAGAGGAACTTTGA
- a CDS encoding TenA family transcriptional regulator, whose protein sequence is MEHMTNPYDPALIESSQIQTRIAYITRVEQEMLSHRFLDHEFFIKLRDGYFTPEFVAFFTAQYSKHIAVFTKALSNLLGATNDLESRYMLFDNLYEEMGMGVFEECHYRLYCDMMSSMGLAPDFAASLPQMDSIEVLNDALLNATNDVVIGLTWLGIGGEQTIPNHFPCMRKSVADAYADKDLDWRFFDRHGERDEMHADDAKMVLACNMKDGDEHKIVSEATKCLHARAVVCEEFMQIARANPTKYIRSAA, encoded by the coding sequence ATGGAACACATGACCAACCCCTACGACCCAGCCCTAATAGAATCGTCGCAGATTCAAACACGCATCGCCTATATCACCCGCGTCGAGCAGGAAATGCTCTCGCATCGATTTCTCGATCATGAATTTTTTATAAAGTTGCGTGACGGCTATTTCACCCCCGAGTTCGTGGCCTTCTTTACGGCTCAATACTCTAAGCATATAGCGGTCTTTACCAAAGCCCTGTCCAATCTGCTGGGTGCAACAAATGATCTGGAAAGTCGTTATATGCTCTTTGATAACCTCTATGAAGAGATGGGCATGGGTGTATTTGAGGAATGCCACTATCGCCTGTACTGCGACATGATGTCGTCAATGGGCTTGGCACCTGATTTTGCCGCATCATTGCCCCAGATGGATTCCATTGAAGTGCTCAACGACGCCCTGCTAAACGCCACCAATGATGTAGTCATCGGCCTGACATGGCTGGGCATTGGCGGTGAACAAACGATTCCAAATCATTTTCCGTGTATGCGCAAATCGGTGGCAGACGCCTATGCCGACAAAGATTTGGATTGGCGTTTCTTTGACCGTCATGGGGAACGGGATGAAATGCACGCCGATGATGCAAAAATGGTCTTGGCCTGCAATATGAAGGATGGCGACGAACATAAAATTGTTTCTGAGGCGACCAAATGTCTGCATGCTCGAGCGGTTGTGTGCGAAGAGTTTATGCAGATTGCGCGCGCCAACCCAACAAAATACATACGCTCTGCGGCTTAG
- a CDS encoding prephenate dehydratase domain-containing protein, with product MTQSARLACLGPIGTYSSKAATQYLQRNTQIQDVLYFDNVEDFLHQPLQTYDHIIVAIENTCEGFISPNIQGVIASGFQVIDQLSLNIQFSFIYNCPELNDIESLFVHPVARSQTSYFLSSMRDAKVCLSYSNAHSYQLFLEKQHHGAVGAVIPHYLAQAADGHGLMPDVNNVRKNQTRFLILTRPNATTRPNITHNVHLALFRPAVKNHSPLNYFSAKQHCGINFRSIVPIPSGDGLGRYLYYTEIDAQSAGQRHDLAALFEDSQWTALGGYYQKPTPHLRVGRNGLVCRCHQVTSATIAQALRNTPQATTLDIAAQTKAASGCGACAELVSQLVQEHNAQGGPVDGPVEVKYVSLSI from the coding sequence ATGACTCAATCAGCTAGGCTAGCCTGTTTAGGTCCGATCGGAACCTATTCGAGCAAGGCCGCAACACAATACCTACAGCGCAATACTCAAATTCAAGATGTCCTGTACTTTGATAACGTCGAGGATTTTCTGCATCAACCCCTACAGACCTATGATCACATAATTGTCGCTATTGAAAACACCTGCGAAGGCTTTATTAGCCCAAATATTCAGGGTGTCATCGCGTCTGGCTTTCAAGTTATCGACCAGTTGAGCTTAAATATTCAATTTTCATTTATTTATAACTGCCCAGAACTTAACGACATAGAATCGCTATTTGTGCACCCGGTCGCGCGTAGCCAAACATCATATTTCTTATCGTCCATGCGCGATGCGAAGGTTTGTCTGTCCTATAGCAATGCCCATTCCTATCAACTGTTTTTAGAAAAACAGCACCATGGCGCTGTCGGCGCGGTGATTCCACACTATTTGGCCCAGGCAGCAGATGGTCATGGTTTGATGCCAGACGTCAATAATGTTCGTAAGAATCAAACTCGATTCTTAATTCTAACGCGGCCCAATGCTACTACTCGGCCCAACATCACGCATAACGTTCACTTGGCACTGTTCCGACCGGCGGTCAAAAACCATTCACCATTGAATTATTTCTCAGCTAAGCAACATTGCGGAATCAACTTTAGATCGATTGTGCCCATACCCAGCGGCGACGGTTTGGGCCGGTATCTCTATTACACCGAGATAGACGCACAGAGCGCAGGCCAACGGCACGATCTGGCAGCGCTTTTTGAGGATTCTCAATGGACGGCTCTGGGTGGTTATTACCAGAAACCGACGCCCCATTTGAGGGTCGGACGAAATGGCCTGGTTTGTCGTTGCCACCAAGTAACGAGCGCGACAATAGCGCAAGCGCTGCGCAATACGCCACAGGCGACGACCTTAGATATAGCCGCGCAAACCAAGGCTGCTTCGGGCTGCGGGGCCTGTGCCGAGTTGGTCAGTCAGCTGGTTCAGGAGCACAACGCACAAGGCGGTCCTGTTGACGGACCGGTGGAGGTGAAATATGTCAGCCTATCAATCTAA
- the phhA gene encoding phenylalanine 4-monooxygenase (phenylalanine 4-hydroxylase; phenylalanine 4-hydroxylase; catalyzes the formation of 4a-hydroxytetrahydrobiopterin and tyrosine from phenylalanine and tetrahydrobiopterin): MSAYQSKVADSDGWRHYSAAEDEIWSTLLETQLAMLAGRACDEFIHCLTALDLPPERVPQLAEVNEKLAAESGWQLTAVDGMTSFDDFFTMLGDCCFPAATFIRTREDLEFVSQPDIFHEVFGHGPLLMHPSYAAFSQTIGKTGVGQTAAFQKALAAVYWYTCETGALQDASGQNRLYGASTISSPKEILHASSGQQAELRPFSIPDMVLNSYRIDELTKTYYQAPSLAYLATVSQLELASGIDEALSSAKKVGSSLLENV; the protein is encoded by the coding sequence ATGTCAGCCTATCAATCTAAGGTCGCCGATAGCGATGGATGGCGGCATTACAGTGCCGCAGAAGATGAAATCTGGAGCACGCTCCTGGAAACCCAATTGGCTATGTTAGCGGGCCGAGCCTGTGATGAATTCATCCACTGCCTCACAGCCCTCGACCTGCCCCCTGAGCGAGTGCCACAACTGGCTGAGGTGAATGAAAAGCTGGCAGCCGAGTCCGGCTGGCAGTTAACCGCGGTGGACGGGATGACATCATTCGATGATTTTTTCACCATGCTCGGTGACTGCTGCTTTCCAGCTGCGACCTTTATCCGTACCCGGGAAGATCTGGAGTTTGTTAGTCAACCGGACATCTTTCATGAAGTGTTTGGCCATGGTCCGTTATTGATGCACCCAAGTTACGCCGCATTTAGCCAAACCATTGGCAAGACCGGTGTGGGCCAGACCGCAGCGTTCCAAAAGGCTCTGGCAGCGGTGTACTGGTATACCTGCGAAACCGGTGCCCTGCAAGACGCTAGCGGTCAAAATCGGCTTTATGGCGCGTCCACCATCTCCTCGCCCAAGGAAATTCTACACGCTTCATCTGGCCAACAGGCAGAATTACGGCCCTTTTCGATTCCAGACATGGTGTTGAATTCATACCGCATTGACGAACTCACCAAGACCTATTATCAGGCGCCGAGCTTGGCATATCTGGCAACAGTTTCTCAGCTGGAGCTGGCAAGCGGTATCGACGAGGCGCTTAGTTCGGCTAAAAAGGTCGGATCTTCCCTATTGGAGAATGTTTAA
- a CDS encoding 4a-hydroxytetrahydrobiopterin dehydratase: protein MSSHCQATKALTAAEVADYSRHLDSWEIAQQVDALVLKKSYHLNNFRVGTQFANQITELAESYQHHPEIRLRWGEVDVIWFTHSCNGLRPLDFKMAQKTDDLYCQLTQPQAPHSKEAL, encoded by the coding sequence ATGAGCTCTCATTGCCAAGCAACCAAAGCCCTAACTGCCGCAGAAGTTGCCGATTACAGCCGCCATCTGGACAGCTGGGAAATCGCTCAGCAGGTCGATGCCCTGGTCCTTAAAAAATCGTATCACCTAAACAACTTCAGGGTTGGCACTCAATTCGCCAATCAAATAACAGAGCTGGCTGAAAGCTACCAACATCATCCAGAAATTCGCCTGCGCTGGGGCGAAGTCGACGTTATCTGGTTTACCCACAGTTGTAACGGCTTACGACCGCTTGACTTCAAGATGGCGCAAAAAACAGATGACCTCTATTGCCAACTGACCCAACCACAGGCACCACACTCAAAGGAAGCACTATGA
- a CDS encoding flavin-containing monooxygenase — protein sequence MNSTTQKRVCIIGGGASGITAIKQLLDEGHVPVCFERSADMGGVFNYKKDQDSAVESGLVNGVYKNTVLTISNYLMCFSDLPPSGRRRHWHHTEYRQYLSDYIDKFNLAPHINLQHTVTKVVPVNQGTNGYQVTVQDPNGAEQVQQFDALAVCSGTHQIANIPNIKGLESFAGKISHGSQYNTSDMAKGKRVLCVGLGESSADITREISETADECHLALRSYPFLIPRNLNHSSSDAWTSRLHHDYHTPKHESAISYLMLLVYYLLLRPFLFKRDRAKMDSFDQDTSQNMLDLNTPGTSENVKLIKAWNYLSKGRRFATKNVTFVPNVINGKIQVNASGIDRFTAHQVIFNDGTRKDIDLVMFATGYKENFNFIEGFQLKDNNVRNLFMNSIPTDLHNCAFIGWARPVTGGIPACSEMAARYFALLVSGKRKIPADAQQRIAADQKFYHEFYSKNSPTLNTVVGWKRHLENLAELIGCQVHTARYILQPGLFVRLFAGSLVPSQYRLEGPHAMPDSAARSIREIPITLPSSHILYGIKMNLSNKFKFLRQRALARKTNLDYSEFFSEWFRFDIPLTLKDIHRFSFRADDFNKKFNKL from the coding sequence ATGAATAGCACGACGCAGAAACGGGTATGTATTATTGGCGGTGGCGCATCGGGCATTACCGCGATCAAACAACTTTTGGACGAGGGTCACGTGCCCGTTTGCTTTGAGCGCTCGGCCGATATGGGCGGCGTTTTTAATTACAAAAAGGATCAGGATTCGGCAGTCGAGTCTGGGTTGGTTAACGGGGTTTATAAGAACACCGTGCTGACTATTTCAAATTATCTGATGTGTTTTTCAGATCTCCCTCCCTCCGGGCGACGACGTCATTGGCACCACACCGAATACCGTCAATATTTAAGCGACTACATCGATAAATTTAATCTAGCTCCCCACATAAACCTCCAACATACGGTGACCAAGGTTGTGCCGGTCAATCAAGGCACTAATGGTTATCAAGTGACAGTACAGGACCCCAACGGGGCTGAGCAAGTACAGCAGTTCGATGCGTTGGCCGTTTGCTCCGGCACGCACCAGATTGCCAACATTCCCAACATCAAGGGCCTGGAGAGCTTCGCCGGTAAAATAAGCCATGGCTCACAATACAACACTAGCGATATGGCTAAGGGCAAGCGCGTACTCTGTGTTGGCCTGGGCGAGAGCTCGGCCGATATCACTCGGGAGATTTCCGAGACAGCCGATGAATGCCACCTTGCTTTACGCTCCTACCCGTTCCTGATACCACGCAATCTCAACCATTCTTCATCCGATGCTTGGACGTCTAGGCTCCATCATGACTATCACACCCCCAAACATGAGAGCGCAATCTCATATCTTATGTTGTTGGTGTATTACCTGTTGTTAAGGCCATTTTTGTTTAAGCGTGATCGCGCCAAGATGGATTCCTTTGATCAGGACACAAGCCAAAACATGCTCGACCTAAACACTCCTGGGACCTCGGAAAACGTAAAGCTTATTAAGGCTTGGAATTACCTATCGAAGGGGCGTCGATTTGCCACCAAGAATGTCACCTTTGTGCCCAACGTCATCAATGGCAAGATTCAGGTTAACGCGTCGGGTATCGATCGATTCACCGCGCACCAGGTAATTTTCAATGATGGTACGCGCAAGGACATTGACCTGGTTATGTTCGCCACAGGCTATAAGGAGAACTTTAATTTTATCGAAGGATTTCAGCTTAAGGATAACAATGTTAGAAATCTATTTATGAACTCGATTCCAACAGACTTACACAACTGTGCCTTTATCGGCTGGGCCCGACCGGTTACCGGAGGCATACCGGCCTGTTCAGAAATGGCCGCTCGATATTTTGCACTATTGGTCTCGGGTAAGCGCAAAATCCCCGCCGATGCACAACAACGGATCGCGGCTGACCAAAAGTTTTACCATGAATTCTATTCGAAAAACTCACCGACCTTAAATACCGTCGTCGGCTGGAAACGTCATCTGGAAAACTTAGCTGAACTGATCGGATGCCAGGTACACACCGCTCGTTATATATTACAGCCCGGCCTGTTTGTGCGCCTGTTCGCTGGTTCATTGGTGCCGAGCCAATATCGTCTGGAGGGCCCTCATGCTATGCCCGACTCAGCGGCCCGATCGATCCGTGAAATACCCATCACCCTACCCTCGTCACATATACTCTATGGCATAAAAATGAATTTAAGCAATAAGTTTAAATTCCTGCGCCAACGCGCCTTAGCTCGTAAGACCAACTTGGACTACTCCGAGTTTTTTTCAGAATGGTTTCGTTTTGATATCCCTCTGACGCTGAAAGATATTCACCGTTTCAGTTTTCGCGCGGACGATTTCAATAAGAAATTCAACAAGCTGTAA
- the gap gene encoding type I glyceraldehyde-3-phosphate dehydrogenase, with the protein MTNVGINGFGRIGRCFFRALVERKDANIRVVAINDLADIKQLVHLLKYDSAFGKFSKQIIVENDALIIDGHKIRVTNERDPKDLAWGEVGADIIIESTGIFTNAQKAKAHIAAGAKKVIISAPATNEDLTMVYGVNHDQYDPAKHHIISNASCTTNCLAPLVKAVHDKIGIVSGIMTTIHAYTQDQNLQDGPHSDPRRARSAAVNVVPTSTGAAKAIGLVLPELNGKLDGYSVRVPVITGSLVDLVVNVGADTTVAEINAILKEASEQQMGGVMQYTEEPLVSSDIIGNPASTIFDAPLTKVQDKRQVKLVAWYDNEWGFSNRLIDTINHIAA; encoded by the coding sequence ATGACAAACGTAGGTATTAATGGCTTTGGCCGCATAGGCAGATGTTTTTTTCGTGCTTTGGTGGAGCGCAAGGACGCCAATATTCGCGTCGTGGCGATAAACGACTTGGCCGATATTAAACAACTCGTGCATCTACTCAAATATGATTCGGCCTTTGGTAAGTTTTCCAAACAGATCATCGTCGAAAATGATGCATTAATTATAGATGGGCATAAGATTCGGGTCACCAACGAGCGTGACCCCAAAGATCTGGCTTGGGGCGAGGTCGGCGCTGATATTATTATCGAATCGACCGGCATCTTCACCAATGCGCAGAAGGCCAAGGCACATATTGCTGCCGGGGCAAAAAAAGTTATTATCTCGGCGCCGGCGACGAACGAAGATTTAACCATGGTGTATGGGGTTAATCATGACCAATACGATCCAGCGAAACACCATATTATTTCCAATGCGTCCTGTACCACTAATTGCCTAGCTCCGCTGGTCAAGGCGGTGCACGATAAGATTGGTATTGTCTCGGGCATTATGACCACGATACACGCCTATACTCAGGACCAAAACTTACAAGACGGACCTCATTCGGACCCCCGTCGCGCTCGGTCTGCCGCGGTGAATGTGGTCCCAACCTCGACCGGCGCTGCCAAGGCCATTGGTCTGGTGTTGCCAGAGTTGAATGGCAAACTGGACGGCTATTCGGTTCGGGTGCCGGTTATCACCGGCTCACTGGTGGATTTGGTGGTCAATGTCGGCGCCGACACCACTGTGGCAGAGATCAACGCCATCCTCAAAGAGGCGTCCGAACAACAGATGGGTGGAGTTATGCAGTACACCGAAGAACCCTTAGTGTCGTCCGATATCATCGGCAATCCGGCGTCTACCATCTTCGATGCGCCGCTCACCAAGGTGCAAGACAAACGCCAGGTGAAACTGGTGGCCTGGTACGACAACGAATGGGGCTTTTCAAATCGATTGATCGACACCATCAATCACATTGCGGCCTAA
- a CDS encoding TetR/AcrR family transcriptional regulator, which produces MTNSISREKLIEATRDLLWEKGLASISPRNILDRAGVGQGSMYHYFKTKRDLVIEAIKRNADELLTNASVIFGSGDTAYRKIEAFLDCGVSAQMGCKLGNLAADHEVMSDTDMVDIINRMFNSLAKMLEGVLAVGIAAGQLPRTLKPLDAAWMVIAMLQGGLVCAKVGQSRQPYESAIKSFLCLLR; this is translated from the coding sequence ATGACAAATTCGATATCCAGAGAGAAACTCATTGAGGCAACACGTGATCTGCTCTGGGAAAAGGGCTTGGCGTCGATCAGCCCGAGGAATATCTTGGATCGGGCTGGTGTCGGCCAAGGCAGTATGTATCATTATTTTAAAACCAAACGCGACTTGGTTATTGAGGCCATTAAACGCAATGCAGATGAGTTACTAACCAATGCCAGTGTCATATTCGGTTCCGGCGATACCGCCTATCGAAAGATTGAAGCGTTTTTGGACTGCGGTGTCTCGGCGCAAATGGGCTGTAAGCTCGGCAACTTAGCTGCCGATCATGAGGTTATGTCCGATACTGACATGGTGGATATTATCAATCGCATGTTTAATTCCTTGGCTAAGATGCTCGAAGGCGTGCTCGCCGTGGGCATAGCCGCCGGCCAATTACCCCGTACCCTCAAGCCATTGGATGCCGCCTGGATGGTCATAGCCATGTTGCAGGGCGGACTGGTCTGCGCCAAGGTGGGTCAATCGCGGCAACCCTATGAATCGGCGATCAAGTCCTTCTTATGTCTGTTGAGATAG
- the der gene encoding ribosome biogenesis GTPase Der translates to MTPVIALVGRPNVGKSTLFNRFTRSRDALVADFSGLTRDRKYGDGRLEDRPFIVIDTGGVSGYEEGLDAEMAKQSFVAIDEADIVMFLVDGMAGISGDDQFLADHLRKANKPIIVVVNKTDGRDPDIAAADFFELGLGEPVPISASNNHGVRSLLEDTLAMFPAPEDLGDPLESDSIRLAIIGRPNVGKSTLVNRLLGEERVVVFDQPGTTMDSIYIPYERHGKQYMLIDTAGVRRRKNITEAVEKFSIVKTLQAIQDGNVVVLLIDAQVGLVDQDMHMLGFALESGRALVIAVNKWDGLSEDQKEKVRVAIDRKLPFLDWADIHFISAKHGTNVGHLYESIDEAYTGARSKWSTNQLTTLMQGVSEMHQPPLVGGRRIKLRYAHQGGSNPPIIVIHGNQIDKLPGSYKRYLENAFRKALRVRGTPIRFHFRVNENPYDDVAKGRRTNDSKKHKGRYSN, encoded by the coding sequence ATGACCCCAGTAATAGCATTAGTCGGTCGACCCAATGTCGGCAAATCTACCCTTTTTAATCGGTTTACCCGTTCGCGTGATGCGTTGGTCGCCGATTTCTCTGGGCTCACCCGCGATCGAAAGTACGGCGATGGCCGCCTGGAGGACCGCCCCTTTATCGTTATCGACACCGGCGGCGTCAGCGGTTATGAGGAAGGGCTCGATGCCGAAATGGCCAAACAGAGTTTCGTGGCCATAGACGAAGCCGATATTGTTATGTTTCTGGTTGACGGCATGGCCGGTATCTCTGGCGACGACCAGTTTCTGGCCGATCATCTGCGCAAAGCAAACAAGCCCATCATTGTCGTGGTCAATAAGACCGATGGTCGGGATCCCGATATAGCTGCGGCCGATTTCTTTGAATTGGGTCTGGGCGAACCGGTGCCGATTTCTGCATCGAACAACCATGGTGTGCGCAGCCTGCTGGAAGACACGCTGGCGATGTTTCCGGCTCCGGAGGATCTGGGCGATCCGTTGGAATCCGATTCCATCCGTTTGGCCATCATCGGTCGACCCAATGTCGGAAAATCGACCCTGGTCAACCGTCTACTCGGTGAAGAGCGCGTTGTGGTCTTTGATCAGCCCGGCACCACCATGGATTCAATCTATATTCCCTATGAGCGGCATGGTAAACAATACATGTTGATCGATACCGCCGGTGTCCGCCGTCGTAAGAATATTACCGAAGCGGTCGAGAAATTCTCCATCGTGAAAACCCTGCAGGCAATTCAGGACGGCAACGTTGTCGTGCTGTTGATCGACGCCCAGGTGGGCCTGGTGGATCAAGACATGCACATGCTCGGCTTCGCTCTGGAATCGGGCCGCGCCTTGGTGATTGCGGTCAATAAGTGGGATGGCCTGTCGGAAGATCAGAAAGAGAAGGTGCGCGTTGCGATCGATCGTAAGCTGCCGTTCTTAGACTGGGCCGATATCCATTTTATTTCCGCCAAACATGGTACTAACGTTGGCCATCTCTATGAGTCGATCGACGAAGCCTATACCGGCGCGCGCAGTAAGTGGAGCACTAATCAGCTGACCACTCTGATGCAGGGTGTGTCCGAGATGCACCAGCCGCCCTTGGTCGGTGGACGCCGCATCAAGTTGCGCTATGCTCACCAAGGTGGCTCGAACCCGCCGATTATCGTGATACACGGTAATCAGATCGACAAGCTTCCCGGCAGTTATAAACGGTACCTGGAAAATGCTTTCCGTAAGGCACTGCGCGTGCGCGGTACGCCGATTCGGTTCCATTTCCGGGTCAATGAAAACCCCTATGATGATGTCGCCAAAGGTCGTCGAACTAATGATTCGAAGAAACATAAGGGGCGTTACTCTAACTAA
- a CDS encoding outer membrane protein assembly factor BamB family protein, whose translation MLILLTLTACANSGIKEAPVAMPAQLPSAAELRVDWWHLLGDEQGRRAFGQLRPSVYGATAYVPLASGQVVELDAAGTIVRQTQVSDSLSAPLAVDAQQMVAITGDGLALLLDRDYQQLWAFKLNALATEPALLTPDRVFIQTIDGRLSAIERITGRLLWVFQDAEPDLTLTGTSGPELIRTSSGEAVVTGLANGKIVALSTVDGSVIWEYRLARASGKTDISRLVDVDAHVTLIDDRLFVTGYQGDLVAIETATGRVLQATGFSSYRAIQTDGQWLFGVNAQSHVVALDPLDLSIIWTATDFEYRQLSELLVQDGALYAADRQGFLHVLDSQTGQWLTSRHIDWRGTNSDPVAFADGVLLQGYSTRVKSLQLIRP comes from the coding sequence ATGTTAATACTTTTGACTCTGACCGCCTGTGCAAACAGCGGGATTAAGGAAGCGCCCGTTGCCATGCCAGCCCAGTTGCCGAGTGCGGCCGAACTTCGGGTCGACTGGTGGCATCTATTGGGTGATGAGCAGGGCCGCAGGGCCTTTGGTCAGCTGCGGCCAAGCGTTTATGGCGCTACGGCCTATGTGCCCTTGGCCTCCGGCCAGGTAGTTGAGCTCGACGCAGCAGGCACGATTGTGCGCCAAACGCAGGTGAGCGACAGTTTGTCGGCGCCGCTTGCGGTCGATGCGCAACAGATGGTGGCGATCACCGGTGACGGCTTGGCGCTCTTGTTGGACCGAGACTATCAGCAGCTGTGGGCCTTTAAATTGAATGCTCTGGCAACGGAGCCGGCCCTACTGACGCCCGATCGAGTATTTATTCAAACCATCGACGGCCGACTCAGCGCCATCGAGCGCATCACCGGTCGGCTGTTGTGGGTCTTTCAAGACGCTGAGCCCGATTTGACATTAACCGGCACCAGCGGCCCGGAACTGATTCGCACGAGCAGTGGCGAGGCCGTAGTGACCGGTCTGGCCAATGGCAAGATCGTGGCGCTCAGCACGGTCGATGGGTCGGTGATTTGGGAATACCGCCTCGCCCGCGCCAGCGGTAAAACCGACATCAGCCGTTTGGTCGATGTCGATGCTCATGTTACGTTGATCGATGACCGCCTGTTTGTGACCGGTTATCAGGGTGATCTAGTCGCTATTGAAACCGCCACCGGTCGGGTCCTGCAAGCAACGGGCTTTTCATCCTACCGGGCCATTCAAACGGACGGCCAATGGTTGTTTGGTGTGAATGCTCAGAGCCATGTGGTGGCCCTAGATCCGCTCGATCTATCGATTATATGGACCGCCACCGATTTTGAATATCGTCAATTGAGTGAGCTGTTAGTTCAGGATGGTGCACTCTACGCAGCCGATAGGCAGGGGTTTTTGCACGTCTTAGACAGTCAGACAGGGCAATGGTTGACCTCACGTCATATCGATTGGCGCGGCACTAATAGCGACCCAGTCGCCTTTGCCGATGGCGTGTTGTTGCAAGGTTACAGCACTCGGGTTAAGTCACTGCAACTGATACGGCCCTGA